The following coding sequences lie in one Mycoplasma crocodyli MP145 genomic window:
- a CDS encoding thioredoxin family protein — MLHDVKKDTLGKGLESGTKLLVFYASWCGPCRMYKGSLDELSSKDGVDVYRVNIDEDKAFAAEMGVSSIPATFVYKDGVVLKQFMGYRPYEQLAAELKK; from the coding sequence ATGTTACACGATGTAAAAAAAGATACACTTGGAAAAGGATTAGAATCTGGAACTAAATTATTAGTTTTCTATGCTTCATGATGTGGACCTTGCCGTATGTACAAAGGGTCACTAGATGAATTAAGCTCAAAAGATGGTGTTGATGTTTATAGAGTAAACATTGATGAAGATAAAGCTTTTGCAGCAGAAATGGGTGTTTCATCAATACCTGCAACATTTGTTTATAAAGATGGTGTTGTTTTGAAACAATTTATGGGATACCGTCCATATGAACAATTAGCAGCAGAATTAAAAAAATAA
- a CDS encoding HinT-interacting membrane complex protein P80, with protein MAKQRKSFFEKLTELNTSHEESKKVKSIKKKKNFKIWITLGALAVVVASAITIPLVINTTKVNYKPARANDQKVLEFINDKGEKVSINVEQLTNDLKSGDTKIKEKNEELYKKAIFYLYEQEQKASVKFQRIWNFSREIGEQENNNIALKSIEEVRKAQKDKLNDVKRTTQNNYGFENWEKQFTTQLASEEYGKSTSEEEAIEFLVFKEIEHNALRSFQLENANDTLFKTKKDINRVASADIFEVDSDGNKVLDKSKNPIIIVKKGDKSFKEFVKEKNYFEVKDSEKIITLKTRSFIPQKWNVDPFIDDFLKNNTPYVSSLFTIPGVPPTLLSTPWTVDKDKYINLALYSIVDNKVVLNGSLISKFKNIEDYVLEPNDEKNKDKALYENYLNALSSDPDELKKNLGSSGVTSLTQLFKNDNASLAMAMVNDLFETNTHKLPEVDLETLFKENYNTSTFAKIAALLAETKTIETEYTSATEETKKAEALNKLSDKTKEINTIIKTYLTQIKSDEFNTTIGENYKNTFVKTHKNEEYLSFAYNVKGAPGVKAIITQGGISLLTYKKVDTKEKFMKLLKSDLVNLSESKPDYFKTLQILNASLTSKNSIIDFTLQDSGFDSYLKTQTNIFSEDKKQKYNDQDLNNLKNSASSIRVGELRLDAYNALEKSLAWIKGLINTKTSFNFQYKDGKYYIDYDKAGTTSALSTNTAKEEILKRILAEFKIK; from the coding sequence ATGGCGAAACAACGTAAATCATTTTTTGAAAAATTAACTGAATTAAATACTTCTCATGAAGAGAGTAAAAAAGTAAAAAGTATCAAGAAAAAAAAGAATTTTAAAATCTGAATAACATTAGGTGCTTTAGCTGTGGTTGTAGCATCTGCTATTACCATTCCACTAGTTATTAACACAACAAAAGTAAACTATAAACCTGCAAGAGCTAATGATCAAAAAGTTTTAGAGTTCATCAATGATAAAGGTGAGAAAGTTTCAATAAATGTTGAGCAATTAACAAATGATTTAAAATCAGGTGACACTAAGATCAAAGAAAAAAATGAAGAGCTATATAAAAAAGCCATTTTTTATCTTTATGAACAAGAACAAAAAGCTTCTGTTAAGTTCCAAAGAATTTGAAACTTCTCAAGAGAAATAGGTGAACAAGAAAACAATAATATTGCACTTAAATCAATAGAAGAAGTAAGAAAAGCTCAAAAAGATAAATTGAATGATGTTAAAAGAACCACACAAAATAATTATGGTTTCGAAAATTGAGAAAAACAATTCACTACACAATTGGCTTCAGAAGAATATGGTAAAAGCACAAGTGAAGAAGAAGCTATAGAATTCTTGGTTTTCAAAGAAATTGAACACAATGCACTTAGATCATTCCAATTGGAAAATGCAAATGATACTTTATTTAAAACTAAAAAAGACATAAATAGAGTAGCAAGTGCGGATATTTTTGAAGTGGACTCTGACGGAAATAAAGTTCTTGATAAATCTAAAAATCCGATTATAATCGTTAAAAAAGGTGATAAGTCATTTAAGGAATTTGTTAAAGAAAAAAATTATTTTGAAGTAAAAGATTCTGAAAAAATTATTACTCTTAAAACAAGAAGTTTTATTCCACAAAAATGAAATGTTGATCCTTTTATTGATGACTTTCTAAAAAATAATACACCTTATGTTTCGAGTCTATTTACAATTCCGGGTGTTCCACCGACATTATTAAGCACACCTTGAACAGTAGATAAAGATAAGTATATTAACCTTGCTTTATATTCTATTGTTGATAATAAAGTTGTTTTAAACGGCTCATTGATTTCTAAATTTAAAAATATTGAAGATTATGTTTTAGAACCAAATGATGAAAAAAATAAAGATAAAGCATTATATGAAAATTATTTAAATGCTCTTTCTTCTGACCCGGATGAACTTAAAAAGAACTTGGGCTCATCAGGAGTAACGAGTTTAACTCAATTATTCAAAAATGATAACGCTTCATTGGCTATGGCAATGGTAAATGATTTATTTGAAACTAATACACACAAATTACCAGAAGTTGATTTAGAAACTTTATTTAAAGAGAACTATAATACTTCAACATTTGCAAAAATCGCTGCATTATTAGCGGAAACAAAAACAATTGAGACGGAATATACATCTGCAACAGAAGAAACTAAAAAAGCAGAAGCTTTAAATAAGTTGTCAGATAAAACAAAAGAAATTAATACAATTATTAAAACATATTTAACTCAAATAAAATCTGATGAATTTAACACTACAATTGGTGAAAATTATAAAAACACATTTGTAAAAACACACAAAAATGAAGAATATTTATCGTTTGCGTATAATGTAAAAGGTGCACCAGGTGTAAAAGCAATTATTACTCAGGGCGGAATCTCATTATTAACTTATAAAAAAGTAGATACAAAAGAAAAATTCATGAAGTTATTAAAAAGTGATTTAGTTAATTTATCGGAATCAAAACCAGATTACTTTAAAACTCTTCAAATTCTTAATGCATCATTAACAAGTAAAAATTCAATCATTGATTTTACGCTTCAAGATTCAGGTTTTGATAGTTATTTAAAAACTCAAACAAATATTTTTTCTGAAGATAAAAAACAAAAATACAATGATCAAGATTTAAATAATTTAAAGAATTCAGCAAGTTCAATAAGAGTTGGTGAGTTAAGATTAGATGCTTACAATGCTCTTGAAAAATCACTTGCTTGAATTAAGGGATTAATCAATACAAAAACATCTTTCAACTTCCAATATAAAGATGGAAAATACTATATTGACTATGATAAGGCTGGAACAACATCAGCACTTTCTACAAATACAGCTAAAGAAGAAATTCTAAAAAGAATTCTTGCTGAATTCAAAATAAAATAG
- a CDS encoding YbaB/EbfC family nucleoid-associated protein: protein MMKQLRKMQDELGKKQKELEKKEFVIEKQGVKVTILGSKVIKSIKIDEALVDPEDIELLEDLIVLAINEAVEKVGEEEDALMPNMPGGLPF from the coding sequence ATGATGAAACAACTAAGAAAAATGCAAGATGAATTAGGCAAAAAACAAAAAGAGTTAGAAAAGAAAGAATTTGTAATTGAAAAACAAGGTGTTAAAGTTACAATTTTAGGAAGTAAAGTAATTAAATCAATCAAAATTGACGAAGCTTTAGTTGATCCTGAAGACATAGAATTACTTGAAGATTTAATTGTTTTAGCGATTAATGAAGCAGTGGAAAAAGTAGGAGAAGAAGAAGATGCACTAATGCCTAATATGCCTGGTGGTCTTCCTTTCTAA
- a CDS encoding YwaF family protein produces the protein MNKSQFYFLEKGFFSWTGNHYTFHDITSQVIFHGFSIICFIAFFLLWLFKREITKSYQVKNSFLKRNESLVFQVIGFAILLFIILRISMLISRSYPNMWEIVPLHLCRLTLFLLAIFLIIKKTEYFKYVAIVQVGGAMIALLIPDMRFAYTFTESAIFNGQAYNAGQKIFFSVGWDNFFFMDYLLAHGFAILVPLIFFILKPTVITKKDTVLSFTFFGTILVTVFFINWTSYTFATSPVWKSNYFYVGKDDVNNLSNLFGVLSHWPFNVFTFTLFGAIYLLSGTGVYLLQDSVYFAKDNGKWVFRIQKSKAWLAYKETLKVFNKTTKQVER, from the coding sequence ATGAACAAATCGCAATTTTACTTTTTAGAAAAAGGTTTCTTTTCATGGACGGGAAACCACTATACATTCCATGATATTACTTCACAAGTCATTTTTCATGGATTCTCAATAATTTGCTTTATTGCATTTTTCCTACTTTGACTCTTTAAAAGAGAGATTACAAAATCATATCAAGTAAAAAATTCTTTTTTAAAAAGAAATGAATCACTTGTTTTTCAAGTTATAGGTTTTGCAATTTTACTTTTTATTATATTAAGAATATCCATGCTCATTTCAAGAAGTTACCCTAATATGTGAGAAATAGTTCCCTTACATTTATGTAGATTAACACTATTTTTATTAGCTATATTTCTAATAATTAAAAAAACAGAATACTTTAAATATGTTGCTATAGTTCAAGTTGGTGGAGCTATGATAGCTCTATTAATTCCTGATATGCGTTTTGCATATACATTTACCGAAAGTGCTATTTTTAATGGACAAGCATATAATGCTGGTCAAAAAATTTTCTTCTCAGTAGGATGAGACAACTTCTTTTTTATGGACTATTTACTTGCACATGGTTTCGCAATATTAGTTCCTCTTATATTCTTTATATTGAAACCAACAGTAATAACAAAAAAAGATACAGTTTTATCATTTACCTTTTTTGGAACTATTCTAGTAACTGTTTTCTTTATTAATTGAACTAGTTATACCTTTGCTACTAGTCCTGTTTGAAAATCTAATTACTTTTATGTTGGTAAGGATGATGTAAATAATTTATCTAACTTATTTGGAGTACTAAGCCATTGACCATTTAATGTATTTACATTTACTTTATTTGGTGCTATTTATTTATTGAGTGGCACTGGAGTTTATTTACTTCAAGATTCTGTTTATTTTGCAAAAGATAATGGGAAATGAGTTTTTAGAATTCAAAAATCAAAAGCTTGATTAGCATATAAAGAAACTTTGAAAGTTTTCAACAAAACAACCAAACAAGTTGAACGCTAG
- the dnaX gene encoding DNA polymerase III subunit gamma/tau, which produces MSYQALYRKYRPTTFDEVKGQEHIVVTLKNIISSRKIGHAYIFSGPRGVGKTSVARIFANVLNCMHQEDLTKACPDCYRLIKSNIDVIEMDAASNNGVDEIRDLKEKVELLPTYGRYKIYIIDEVHMLSKGAFNALLKTLEEPPAHAIFILATTDPQKIPLTILSRSQRFNFRRIATNVLSKTLEEVLSSEAIEFEKNALQYIARLASGGLRDALSIADQAAAYGLGKIRLIDIMYSFGLTSNENLIKIINYSFKNQPKELINLFNEIKDAGIDPIQFIQGLIGIIKDWIIFQKTRETSLLETCDEGEINNLALNNDYALEYINNLYSLLKEVQKSTSPYQLIEYGLIKNINLKAEVPKIPFEIYQNEIKNQQRILEQNQPKIVEQNVPNEALKTELAEEVIKMKDQQQKDKNIEQPLFKNNQSEFMKSINEAINMTNEITINNNELNAQEEDLEQDLFTKGFKFESVTDDNQIITTQEISLEEELKNSSLTGKNTSEFSMTFTKENPLNEQEEKLEEFIDIYDTDQILNALVQSRQSIISKYEKYNEIASFSANSHLNLKEQIKLLSNLKLLCASDNFLLVYTDNDVKLNTIKNKRNTKWIQDYFVEFYGSMKSIIPVSKEAYKQAVEKFKKSNKDELKKNIKQIELPNIEGGSNNEEEDLLKKIFGSNATFIKK; this is translated from the coding sequence ATGAGTTATCAAGCATTATATAGAAAATATAGACCAACTACCTTTGATGAAGTTAAGGGTCAAGAACATATTGTTGTTACTTTGAAAAATATAATTTCAAGCCGTAAAATAGGGCACGCTTATATATTTAGTGGTCCAAGAGGTGTTGGTAAAACATCGGTTGCAAGAATATTTGCTAATGTTTTAAATTGCATGCATCAAGAAGATTTAACTAAAGCATGTCCGGATTGTTATAGACTAATAAAAAGTAATATTGATGTTATTGAAATGGATGCAGCTTCAAATAATGGAGTTGATGAAATAAGAGATTTAAAAGAAAAGGTTGAGTTATTACCCACCTATGGACGTTATAAAATTTACATAATTGATGAGGTTCACATGCTTTCAAAAGGTGCTTTTAACGCTTTATTAAAAACACTGGAAGAACCACCTGCACATGCAATTTTTATTTTAGCCACAACCGATCCTCAAAAAATTCCATTGACTATTTTGTCTAGATCTCAAAGGTTTAATTTTAGAAGAATTGCTACTAATGTTCTATCAAAAACCTTAGAAGAAGTTCTTAGTTCAGAAGCTATAGAATTTGAAAAAAATGCTCTTCAATATATAGCAAGATTAGCTTCAGGCGGATTAAGAGATGCACTTTCAATAGCTGATCAAGCGGCTGCTTATGGTTTGGGTAAAATAAGATTAATTGATATTATGTATTCATTTGGATTAACGTCAAATGAAAATTTAATTAAGATTATTAACTATTCATTTAAAAATCAACCCAAGGAATTAATTAATTTATTTAACGAAATTAAAGATGCAGGAATTGATCCTATCCAATTTATTCAAGGATTAATTGGAATTATTAAAGATTGAATTATTTTTCAAAAAACTAGAGAGACTTCTTTATTGGAAACTTGTGATGAAGGCGAGATAAATAATCTTGCTTTAAATAATGATTATGCACTTGAATATATTAATAATTTATATTCTTTACTTAAAGAGGTTCAAAAATCCACATCTCCCTATCAACTAATCGAATATGGATTAATAAAGAACATCAACTTGAAGGCGGAAGTTCCAAAAATTCCTTTTGAAATATATCAAAATGAGATAAAAAATCAGCAACGTATTTTAGAACAAAACCAACCTAAAATTGTTGAACAAAATGTTCCTAATGAAGCTCTTAAAACCGAATTGGCAGAGGAAGTAATAAAAATGAAAGACCAACAACAAAAAGATAAAAATATTGAGCAACCATTATTCAAAAATAACCAATCAGAATTTATGAAATCCATTAATGAAGCAATCAATATGACTAATGAGATAACAATAAACAATAATGAATTAAATGCTCAAGAAGAAGATTTAGAACAAGATCTATTTACAAAAGGTTTTAAATTCGAATCAGTAACTGATGATAATCAAATAATTACAACACAAGAAATAAGTCTTGAAGAAGAACTTAAAAATAGTTCATTAACTGGAAAAAATACATCTGAGTTTTCGATGACTTTTACAAAAGAAAATCCGCTTAACGAACAAGAAGAAAAATTAGAAGAATTTATTGATATTTATGATACTGATCAAATATTAAATGCACTAGTTCAGTCAAGACAATCTATTATTTCTAAATATGAAAAATATAATGAAATTGCTTCTTTTTCAGCAAATTCACACTTGAATTTAAAAGAACAAATTAAATTATTAAGCAATCTAAAATTATTGTGTGCTAGCGACAACTTTTTATTGGTATACACCGATAATGATGTAAAATTAAACACAATAAAAAATAAAAGAAATACAAAATGAATACAAGATTATTTTGTTGAATTTTATGGTTCAATGAAAAGTATAATCCCAGTTTCGAAAGAAGCATACAAGCAAGCAGTTGAAAAATTTAAAAAATCAAACAAAGATGAATTAAAGAAAAATATTAAACAAATTGAACTACCAAACATAGAAGGTGGATCAAACAATGAAGAAGAAGATTTATTGAAGAAAATCTTTGGAAGCAATGCAACATTTATAAAGAAATAA
- a CDS encoding YdbC family protein has protein sequence MAIKKNNNIPEIKYEIVEELGKISVSNKGWTKELNLVSWNGLEPKYDIRDWNDDHSKMGKGVALSKEEMDKLISLVKK, from the coding sequence ATGGCTATCAAAAAAAATAATAACATACCTGAAATCAAATATGAAATTGTTGAAGAATTAGGTAAAATATCAGTTTCAAACAAAGGGTGAACTAAAGAATTAAACTTAGTTAGTTGAAATGGTTTAGAACCTAAGTATGATATTAGAGACTGAAACGATGACCATTCTAAAATGGGTAAGGGAGTTGCCTTATCAAAAGAAGAAATGGATAAACTAATTTCATTGGTAAAAAAATAA
- a CDS encoding toprim domain-containing protein: protein MENNPINNLISLVKNIDTVSKRQAEKIVSWIINCPKEQINELVSAINLVKTNINKCSICTNLTTNEVCEICTSEDRDNILMVVENFNNIKKIEENEIFNGKYFVFSELIKPKKTSQDIEKKAEELAQFSANFDEVILAISPTLEGEITNEFLRKYLKNRKINVSSISIGIPVGANIDYIDSISLKQSIINRRK from the coding sequence ATGGAAAATAACCCAATTAATAATTTAATTAGTTTAGTTAAGAATATAGATACCGTCTCAAAAAGACAAGCTGAAAAAATAGTTAGTTGGATAATCAATTGTCCGAAAGAACAAATCAATGAATTAGTAAGCGCTATTAATTTAGTTAAAACAAATATTAACAAGTGTTCAATTTGTACAAATTTAACAACTAACGAAGTGTGTGAAATTTGTACAAGTGAAGATAGAGATAATATATTAATGGTTGTTGAAAACTTTAACAACATAAAAAAAATTGAAGAAAATGAAATATTTAATGGAAAATATTTTGTGTTCAGTGAACTAATTAAGCCGAAAAAAACAAGTCAAGACATTGAAAAGAAGGCTGAGGAACTAGCTCAATTTTCAGCTAACTTTGATGAAGTAATTCTTGCGATAAGTCCAACACTTGAAGGTGAAATAACCAACGAGTTTTTAAGGAAATATTTGAAAAACAGAAAAATTAATGTAAGCTCAATTTCAATTGGTATTCCGGTTGGAGCAAATATTGATTATATTGATAGTATTTCACTAAAACAATCAATAATAAATAGAAGGAAGTAA
- the ffh gene encoding signal recognition particle protein, whose product MLDFLEKRMSKALAKMSKKTVLKEEDLIEVIREIKMSLLEADVNLRVVKDFISNVKAKALESNLVGKLNPSQQFIKIVHEELIKVLGGKVVELKIEKKPYIIMMCGLQGSGKTTAVAKLSYYFKKKHNIEKPLVVAADIYRPAAVDQLVTLAKSIQVDYYQEGTNNTAENIVKNALDEAYKNKNDLIIIDTAGRLSIDEKLMQELQNIKKIAKPDEILFVSDALSGQDIINVAETFHSNLKLTGSIITKLDSDARGGAALSIRQVLNLPIRFIGTGEKVSNLDLFYPDRMADRILGMGDVLSLIEKASDVIDEKQAGKMINKMFSGNFTLDDLMEQLRQIKKLGKFSKLLKMMPGGLANKINDEQIDKAEEKMALFEILISSMTKEERKNPKLLKQASRKNRIMTGSGRSAQEYNKLISEFELMSKKMNEMSTKMKNGGGLGGFGGLF is encoded by the coding sequence ATGTTAGATTTTTTAGAAAAAAGAATGAGTAAGGCATTAGCAAAAATGTCTAAAAAAACAGTCTTAAAAGAAGAAGACTTAATTGAAGTTATTAGAGAAATTAAGATGTCACTTTTGGAAGCTGACGTTAATTTAAGAGTAGTTAAGGATTTTATAAGCAACGTTAAAGCAAAGGCTCTTGAATCAAATTTGGTTGGAAAATTAAATCCTTCTCAACAATTTATAAAAATTGTTCATGAAGAATTAATTAAGGTACTTGGTGGTAAAGTTGTTGAACTCAAAATTGAAAAAAAACCATACATTATAATGATGTGTGGACTTCAAGGTTCTGGTAAAACAACGGCAGTTGCAAAATTATCGTATTACTTTAAGAAAAAGCACAATATTGAAAAACCTTTAGTTGTTGCTGCTGATATTTATCGTCCTGCAGCCGTAGACCAATTAGTTACTTTAGCAAAATCAATTCAAGTTGATTATTATCAAGAAGGAACAAACAATACAGCAGAAAATATTGTTAAAAATGCACTTGATGAAGCTTACAAGAATAAAAATGATTTAATAATTATTGATACAGCTGGTCGTTTATCTATTGATGAAAAATTAATGCAAGAACTTCAAAATATCAAAAAAATAGCAAAACCAGATGAAATTCTTTTTGTTTCAGATGCGTTAAGTGGTCAAGATATTATTAATGTTGCTGAAACATTTCACTCTAACCTGAAACTTACAGGAAGTATAATCACAAAATTAGATTCCGATGCAAGAGGTGGTGCAGCTCTATCGATTAGACAAGTTTTAAATCTTCCAATTAGATTTATAGGAACTGGTGAAAAAGTTTCTAACCTTGATTTATTTTATCCTGATAGAATGGCTGATAGAATTTTGGGAATGGGTGATGTGCTTTCACTGATAGAAAAAGCTAGTGATGTTATCGATGAAAAACAAGCCGGTAAAATGATTAACAAAATGTTTTCTGGAAACTTTACACTTGATGATTTAATGGAACAACTTAGACAAATTAAAAAGCTTGGTAAGTTCTCAAAATTACTTAAAATGATGCCTGGTGGATTAGCCAATAAAATTAATGATGAGCAAATAGATAAAGCTGAAGAAAAAATGGCTCTTTTTGAAATACTTATTTCTTCTATGACCAAAGAAGAAAGAAAGAATCCTAAACTTCTAAAACAAGCTTCTAGAAAAAATAGAATAATGACTGGAAGTGGTAGAAGTGCTCAAGAATACAATAAGCTGATTTCCGAGTTTGAATTGATGTCTAAAAAAATGAATGAGATGTCAACCAAGATGAAAAACGGTGGTGGTCTTGGTGGTTTTGGTGGGTTATTCTAA
- a CDS encoding DUF4231 domain-containing protein — protein MINKSGLNLFQSYQKQVKKSLIFYGVFYYILNLITIFSALFTGLLATWFLAGASKFYPEGSINPYITALNDNSNYVILLSIINACLALLSGLISFFSINKKFTEYKEKNMKLKIEYMLFISGDVHYKELSEGEKEYRLYRRAISIVNTDRFRSESILNNKIILEDKDDD, from the coding sequence ATGATTAATAAGTCAGGTTTAAACTTATTTCAAAGTTATCAAAAACAAGTTAAAAAATCATTAATTTTTTATGGAGTGTTTTATTATATTTTAAACTTAATAACAATTTTTTCTGCTTTGTTTACAGGGCTTTTAGCAACGTGATTTTTAGCTGGTGCTTCAAAATTTTATCCCGAAGGATCGATCAATCCATATATAACAGCATTAAATGACAATAGTAATTATGTAATTTTGCTTTCTATAATTAACGCTTGTTTAGCACTGTTGTCAGGTTTAATTTCTTTCTTCTCTATAAATAAAAAGTTTACAGAATATAAAGAAAAAAATATGAAACTTAAAATAGAATACATGCTTTTTATATCGGGAGATGTTCATTATAAAGAACTAAGTGAAGGTGAAAAAGAATATAGATTATATAGAAGAGCGATTTCGATAGTAAATACTGATAGATTTAGAAGTGAAAGTATTTTGAATAACAAAATTATTTTGGAGGATAAAGACGATGATTAA
- the hinT gene encoding histidine triad protein HinT, with protein MADNVFQKIINKEIPAEILYEDDKVVAFLDAFPEQPGHFLVVPKESAKNLLENSDEIISYALIKARELAKKHVVDKGIGSFKLIINTGSKAGQTVFHTHIHIIPYK; from the coding sequence ATGGCAGACAATGTATTTCAAAAAATAATTAATAAAGAAATTCCCGCTGAAATCCTTTATGAAGATGATAAAGTAGTTGCTTTCCTTGATGCATTTCCTGAACAACCAGGACACTTCTTGGTAGTGCCAAAAGAAAGTGCAAAAAATTTACTAGAAAATAGTGATGAAATAATATCATATGCTTTAATAAAAGCAAGAGAACTCGCTAAGAAACATGTAGTTGATAAAGGTATTGGATCATTTAAGTTAATTATTAATACGGGTTCAAAAGCTGGACAAACCGTATTTCATACGCACATTCACATAATTCCTTATAAATAA
- a CDS encoding HinT-interacting membrane complex lipoprotein P60 — protein sequence MKRKLLILSTLSTSVIAPIAFTISCGKNQDSSDLIKQDELFKGANVKVVAEKIWTEKTLASLYNIKAPTLNDEFLNKESQYYKDAYQAFKTFSEFSVGLDELFYMKQLSTWSSQGIFTADEANKLASITKGQPTEEQFNIIYKNKATGFSIDLNKLLLVNKYFDIKDDKSLLKIHPDYAKNKPNYDTNQYNLIAYAMSKNFVQKWEYVSKEVTDLFSEKTKTINKISDFTKLLSKTYEQSVVANEQLLFTENKETELKLGGYVGLVADGINAYGLDVDMDKLKNATKGFLYGFYSNNDDKSLVHLKTNSEDFEKSIPLYNVKNKDLSVTYLNLILPIGKEVEEKDKDGKVTGKSKVLSFDNTIYKDHLTKLSFSFVLADKNVFDVAKSAFIKLGYKLQVDDPILKETLKGSDLI from the coding sequence ATGAAAAGAAAATTATTAATATTATCTACACTTTCAACAAGTGTTATAGCTCCTATTGCTTTTACAATTTCGTGTGGCAAAAACCAAGATTCGTCCGATTTAATTAAACAAGATGAATTATTTAAAGGAGCTAATGTTAAAGTTGTTGCTGAAAAAATTTGAACTGAAAAAACTTTGGCATCACTTTATAATATAAAAGCTCCAACACTAAATGATGAGTTCCTAAATAAAGAATCTCAATATTACAAAGATGCATATCAAGCATTCAAAACATTTTCTGAATTTAGTGTTGGTCTTGATGAGTTGTTCTACATGAAACAATTATCAACTTGATCGTCACAAGGTATTTTTACAGCTGATGAAGCAAATAAATTAGCTTCAATAACAAAAGGACAGCCTACAGAAGAACAATTTAATATCATTTACAAAAATAAGGCAACAGGATTTTCAATAGACTTAAATAAATTACTTTTAGTTAATAAATATTTTGACATAAAAGATGATAAATCTCTTTTAAAGATTCATCCTGATTATGCCAAGAATAAGCCAAATTATGATACAAATCAATATAATTTAATTGCCTATGCAATGTCGAAAAACTTTGTTCAAAAATGAGAATATGTTTCTAAAGAAGTTACTGATTTATTTTCTGAAAAAACAAAAACTATCAATAAAATTTCTGATTTTACAAAGTTACTTTCTAAAACTTATGAACAATCAGTTGTAGCAAATGAACAATTATTATTTACTGAAAATAAAGAAACAGAATTAAAATTAGGTGGATATGTTGGGCTTGTAGCTGATGGAATTAATGCTTATGGACTTGATGTTGACATGGATAAATTAAAGAACGCAACAAAAGGTTTCTTATACGGATTTTATTCAAATAATGATGATAAATCATTAGTTCATCTAAAAACAAATTCTGAGGATTTTGAAAAATCTATCCCTTTATACAATGTTAAAAACAAAGATCTTTCAGTTACTTATTTAAATCTTATTTTACCTATTGGTAAAGAAGTTGAAGAAAAAGATAAAGATGGAAAAGTGACGGGTAAAAGTAAAGTTTTATCATTTGATAACACGATTTACAAAGACCACTTAACAAAACTTTCGTTTAGTTTTGTACTTGCAGATAAAAACGTTTTTGATGTTGCTAAAAGTGCTTTCATTAAATTAGGTTATAAATTGCAAGTAGATGATCCAATCTTAAAAGAAACATTGAAAGGTTCTGATTTAATTTAA